The genomic segment CGGGCAAAATCACCCTTGATGGCAAGCCGCTGGGCAAAATTCCGCCTAAACAATTGGCTCGAGTGGTAGGACTGCTGCCGCAATCCCCCATTGTTCCGGAAGGAATTTCTGTAGCGGATTTGGTGGGACGGGGAAGGTTTCCGCACCAATCATTACTCGGCGGATGGACGAAAAAGGATTATGAAGCCGTTGCCGATGCGATGAACATTATGGATATAACGGAGTTTGCCAATCATAATATTGATGAGCTTTCGGGCGGTCAAAGACAGCGCGTTTGGATTGCCATGGCTCTGGCCCAGCAAACCGACATCTTATTTCTCGATGAGCCGACAACCTTTTTAGATATCACCTATCAAGTCGAAATTCTTGACATGCTCACCGATCTCAACCGAAAGCTCGGAACGACCATTGTCATGGTGCTTCATGATATTAACTTGTCTGCACGTTATGCTGACCACATTTT from the Paenibacillus sp. BIHB 4019 genome contains:
- a CDS encoding ABC transporter ATP-binding protein, producing the protein MKPTHIFQAEQIVAGYENKTVIHGVDLVIPSNKISVIIGSNGCGKSTLLKTLARLIKPASGKITLDGKPLGKIPPKQLARVVGLLPQSPIVPEGISVADLVGRGRFPHQSLLGGWTKKDYEAVADAMNIMDITEFANHNIDELSGGQRQRVWIAMALAQQTDILFLDEPTTFLDITYQVEILDMLTDLNRKLGTTIVMVLHDINLSARYADHIFALHKGKLVVEGEPAAVITSSMVKDIFGLDCTVIDDPISGSPLVVPRGRYHVNGEPTS